Proteins from a single region of Tumebacillus amylolyticus:
- a CDS encoding TOMM precursor leader peptide-binding protein, which yields MSHVVWVLGVGILADKVCELLSDSCQVVRHSDWPKRTESEEQTADLALLLHDAWHPALDAKAHAVFQELGVPWVRGCVQLGEGVLGPLVQPDQPGCPRCADWRRLMAGGDREESLQILHLLEQHGGLDRDPLASRTALSHLAHVLTADVQRVLQGREAQLAGHVFLANMSTLKSSRHFLLPDSLCPVCGNRPEDTAEAARIALQPNPKLSATGFRTRSMEQLKDALLREYLDHEVGFLNDDLQDLVSPFAAVTVNLPLLHTNEVTAGRTHSYAESKLTGILEGLERFCGVAPHAKRTVVRGSYRYLAAHALNPARVGVHEKNQYDRPGFPFRAYDPNSPLDWVWGYSFTRERPILVPELLAYYSLGQGDGFVYETSNGCALGGSLEEAIFYGLLEVVERDAFLMTWYAQLPLPRLDLDSVQDTELQWMIHRLRVVGGYDLHLFNATMENGIPSIFALAKNRRGQGLNLICAAGAHLDPLRAIKSAVHELAGMMRVLDHKFEANREKCGRMFRNSALVQEMDDHMQLYGLPEAEERLHFLLDADRPVQTVEEAFSRREQRADLTDDVRDLLDVFRKLNLEVIVVDQTTPEVSRNGLSCVKVLIPGMLPMTFGHHLVRVKGLERVLKVPAQLGYAKKKLTRRQLNPHPHPFP from the coding sequence GTGAGCCATGTGGTGTGGGTGCTTGGCGTAGGAATTTTGGCAGACAAAGTCTGCGAATTGCTGTCCGACTCTTGCCAGGTCGTTCGGCACTCCGATTGGCCGAAACGGACGGAGAGTGAGGAGCAGACGGCCGATCTCGCCCTGTTGTTGCACGATGCTTGGCATCCCGCTCTCGATGCCAAAGCACATGCCGTCTTCCAAGAACTCGGCGTTCCTTGGGTACGCGGCTGTGTGCAGCTGGGAGAGGGGGTGCTCGGCCCGCTCGTCCAACCCGATCAACCGGGCTGCCCCCGCTGTGCCGATTGGCGGCGGCTGATGGCGGGTGGAGATCGTGAGGAGTCCTTGCAAATTCTGCACCTCTTGGAGCAACACGGAGGGTTGGACCGTGACCCGTTGGCTTCCCGGACGGCGCTGTCCCACTTGGCTCACGTGCTGACGGCCGACGTGCAGAGAGTGTTGCAAGGTCGAGAGGCTCAGTTGGCGGGGCATGTTTTTTTGGCGAACATGAGCACGTTGAAGAGCTCTCGGCATTTCTTGCTGCCCGATTCCTTGTGCCCAGTTTGCGGGAATCGGCCTGAGGATACGGCAGAGGCGGCGCGGATCGCGTTGCAACCCAATCCGAAGCTCAGCGCAACCGGATTTCGCACCCGTTCCATGGAGCAGTTGAAGGATGCGCTGCTCCGTGAGTATCTCGATCACGAAGTCGGATTCCTCAACGACGACCTGCAAGACTTGGTCTCTCCCTTCGCCGCCGTCACGGTGAATCTGCCTCTGTTGCACACCAACGAAGTCACCGCAGGACGCACGCATTCCTATGCCGAGAGCAAACTGACGGGCATCTTGGAAGGGTTGGAGCGGTTCTGCGGAGTCGCCCCTCATGCGAAGCGAACGGTCGTCCGCGGCTCCTATCGCTATCTGGCGGCACATGCGTTGAACCCTGCTCGCGTCGGGGTTCATGAGAAAAATCAATACGACCGCCCCGGCTTCCCGTTTCGCGCCTACGACCCGAATTCGCCTCTGGATTGGGTGTGGGGCTACTCGTTCACCCGCGAACGCCCGATTCTCGTGCCGGAGTTGCTCGCCTACTACAGCTTGGGTCAGGGCGACGGTTTCGTCTATGAGACGTCGAACGGTTGTGCGCTGGGCGGAAGTTTGGAAGAGGCGATTTTTTACGGGTTGCTCGAAGTGGTGGAGCGCGATGCGTTTCTCATGACGTGGTACGCGCAACTGCCTTTGCCTCGGTTGGACCTCGATTCTGTGCAAGACACCGAATTGCAATGGATGATCCACCGTCTGCGTGTGGTCGGCGGGTACGATCTCCATCTCTTCAACGCCACGATGGAGAACGGCATCCCGAGCATCTTCGCGCTGGCGAAAAACCGCAGGGGGCAAGGGCTTAACCTAATCTGCGCCGCAGGAGCCCACCTCGACCCGCTTCGAGCGATCAAAAGCGCCGTCCACGAGTTGGCGGGGATGATGCGGGTGCTTGATCACAAGTTCGAAGCCAATCGGGAGAAATGCGGGCGGATGTTCCGCAATTCGGCTCTCGTGCAGGAGATGGACGATCACATGCAACTCTACGGTTTGCCCGAAGCAGAGGAGCGGCTCCACTTTTTGTTGGATGCCGACCGACCGGTGCAGACGGTCGAGGAGGCTTTTTCGCGGAGAGAGCAGCGGGCCGATTTGACAGACGATGTGCGGGACTTGCTCGACGTGTTCCGCAAGTTGAATCTGGAAGTGATCGTGGTGGATCAGACGACACCGGAGGTGAGTCGAAACGGGCTCTCTTGCGTAAAAGTGCTGATCCCGGGGATGTTGCCGATGACGTTTGGACACCATCTGGTGCGCGTCAAAGGGCTTGAGCGCGTATTGAAGGTTCCCGCACAACTCGGGTATGCCAAGAAAAAGCTGACCCGCCGACAACTCAACCCGCACCCACACCCGTTTCCATAA
- a CDS encoding putative thiazole-containing bacteriocin maturation protein, with the protein MSTVHPSMCLKVAGGTFFLPDRNGGVYFRNHAGSFRMQGRDIQQWIEKLMPLFNGAHSLADLTEDLPEQHRNRIFELAEVLYENGIVRDVNRNLPHQLSDEVVQRYAAQIEYLDVRGHSGARRFQEFRQARVLVVGAGPFLVTMAGALLDAGLQEVHLLILDAEPTSRERLVELQEHARLTDSKSVLREVTLPLEEAVAAHDWILYVSGTGDVELVRALQSLCRQQGKALLPAMYVEQVGLVGPLVHPNLSSDWESAWRRIHRAAVCRDPKAHFPSPTAEALLANVVVFELMKTAAGVNEFVREQGFFLLNLETLEGNWHGFLPYTERGAVQEIAGLAEKLAQETRGAREEESRSWFYAFRHLTSNVSGILHTWEEGELQQLPMAQCRVQAVDLQSNGLADLLPSEVCLGLTHEEARREAGLAGLEAYVARGVSQEEFLGVGAGLTLAEAVGRGVQKCLEAELASRERETSMKKRSVDLLTIADERCLYELQALTIANGAPVIGCGPKIWGFPTLWVKTNGHSFWGIGLHETMAMRNALEKALQKTVMRSAEVEHNVTEDAKFYGAGDIDSVQLGSSVSDVSPGSQSSGSLMIPAREVGFSTDTVLSALQVLREHGKKVLAFDLAQEPFLQQVLAGVVGVALREEESP; encoded by the coding sequence ATGAGCACGGTACATCCTTCTATGTGTTTGAAAGTGGCGGGGGGCACGTTTTTTTTGCCGGATCGAAACGGAGGCGTGTATTTTCGGAATCACGCGGGCTCGTTTCGGATGCAGGGCCGTGACATCCAGCAATGGATAGAGAAATTGATGCCGCTGTTCAACGGCGCACATAGCCTGGCCGATTTGACCGAGGATCTGCCGGAGCAACACCGCAATCGGATCTTTGAACTTGCAGAGGTGCTGTATGAAAACGGCATCGTGCGGGATGTGAACCGAAATTTGCCGCATCAACTGTCGGATGAAGTGGTGCAAAGGTACGCGGCACAGATTGAGTATTTAGATGTAAGGGGGCATTCGGGGGCTCGTCGGTTTCAAGAGTTTCGGCAGGCGCGGGTGTTGGTGGTCGGAGCAGGACCTTTTTTGGTCACGATGGCGGGGGCGTTGTTGGATGCCGGGTTGCAAGAGGTGCATCTGCTGATTCTGGATGCAGAGCCGACGTCGCGGGAGAGGTTGGTGGAGTTGCAAGAGCATGCGAGGCTGACGGATTCGAAGTCGGTGCTCCGGGAAGTCACCCTGCCGCTTGAGGAAGCGGTGGCGGCGCATGATTGGATTCTGTACGTGTCGGGTACGGGTGACGTCGAGCTCGTACGGGCGCTGCAATCGCTGTGTCGTCAGCAGGGAAAAGCGTTGCTTCCCGCGATGTATGTGGAGCAAGTCGGTCTGGTCGGGCCGTTGGTGCATCCAAACCTCTCGTCCGATTGGGAGTCGGCGTGGCGGCGGATTCATCGCGCGGCGGTCTGTCGCGATCCCAAGGCGCACTTTCCTTCTCCGACCGCAGAGGCGTTGCTTGCAAATGTAGTGGTCTTCGAGCTGATGAAGACGGCTGCGGGTGTGAACGAGTTCGTGCGGGAACAGGGGTTTTTCCTGTTGAACTTGGAGACGTTGGAGGGCAATTGGCACGGGTTTCTACCCTATACGGAGAGGGGCGCTGTTCAGGAGATTGCGGGGCTTGCGGAGAAGTTGGCGCAAGAGACGAGGGGGGCGCGGGAGGAGGAGTCGAGAAGTTGGTTTTATGCGTTCCGCCACTTGACGTCGAATGTGAGCGGCATCTTGCACACGTGGGAAGAGGGGGAGTTGCAGCAACTCCCGATGGCGCAATGTCGGGTGCAAGCGGTCGATCTTCAATCCAACGGGTTGGCGGATTTGTTGCCAAGCGAAGTCTGCCTCGGGCTCACGCATGAAGAAGCACGGCGGGAGGCGGGGCTTGCAGGATTGGAAGCGTATGTGGCGCGGGGTGTTTCACAGGAGGAATTCTTGGGAGTCGGGGCTGGCTTGACGCTTGCAGAAGCAGTCGGTCGCGGGGTGCAGAAGTGCTTGGAGGCGGAACTTGCGAGTCGGGAACGAGAGACTTCCATGAAAAAGCGATCTGTAGATCTGCTCACCATTGCAGACGAGCGATGCCTGTACGAGTTGCAAGCCCTGACGATTGCAAACGGAGCCCCCGTCATTGGCTGCGGCCCAAAGATCTGGGGGTTCCCAACTCTTTGGGTAAAAACGAACGGACACAGCTTCTGGGGAATCGGGTTGCACGAAACGATGGCAATGCGAAATGCACTCGAAAAAGCCTTGCAAAAAACCGTCATGCGAAGTGCGGAAGTTGAACATAACGTCACAGAAGATGCGAAGTTTTATGGTGCAGGGGACATTGATTCCGTACAACTTGGGTCGAGCGTCTCAGACGTGTCACCCGGCTCGCAATCGTCGGGAAGTCTCATGATCCCTGCCCGTGAAGTTGGTTTTTCAACGGACACGGTCTTGTCGGCTCTGCAAGTTTTGAGAGAGCATGGCAAGAAGGTCCTCGCGTTCGATTTGGCACAGGAGCCATTTTTACAACAAGTGCTGGCCGGCGTGGTTGGAGTGGCGTTGCGAGAGGAGGAATCTCCGTGA